A genomic stretch from uncultured Cohaesibacter sp. includes:
- a CDS encoding TRAP transporter substrate-binding protein, translating to MIATASACEITLKSSDTHPDGYPTVEAVKYMGELLKERSDGRICVEVFHSAQLGEEKDSIEQTKFGVIDLNRVSTGPFNNIVEETKVVSLPYIFKNVEHMHRVVDGPIGEDILKGFEPQGFIGLTYYDGGARSFYNSVKPIKSIDDLKGMKIRVMQSDIFVDMMTALGANATPLPYGEVYSSIQTGVIDGAENNWPSYESSGHYEVAPNYTLDQHLIVPEVLVMSKISWDKLSPEDQALVKQAAKDSTPKMRELWSAREKVSEEKVRAAGVKVVTEIDKQPFMDAMDSVYEKHVTSDKLKDLVKRIRATD from the coding sequence ATGATCGCAACAGCATCTGCCTGTGAGATTACCCTCAAGTCTTCCGATACCCATCCTGATGGTTATCCGACTGTTGAGGCTGTAAAATACATGGGCGAATTGCTCAAAGAGCGTTCTGACGGCCGCATCTGTGTTGAAGTTTTCCATTCTGCTCAGCTGGGGGAGGAAAAAGATTCAATTGAGCAGACCAAATTTGGTGTGATTGACCTGAACCGCGTATCGACCGGTCCTTTCAACAACATCGTGGAAGAAACCAAAGTGGTTTCCTTGCCTTATATTTTCAAGAATGTTGAACACATGCATCGTGTTGTTGATGGCCCGATCGGTGAAGACATTCTCAAGGGCTTCGAACCTCAAGGCTTTATCGGTCTGACCTATTATGATGGCGGCGCACGCAGCTTCTACAACAGCGTCAAGCCGATCAAGAGCATTGATGATCTCAAAGGCATGAAAATCCGCGTCATGCAGTCCGATATCTTCGTGGACATGATGACCGCTCTTGGTGCCAACGCAACGCCGCTGCCTTATGGTGAAGTTTACTCTTCCATCCAGACCGGTGTGATTGACGGCGCTGAGAATAACTGGCCTTCCTATGAGTCTTCAGGTCACTATGAAGTGGCTCCGAACTACACGCTTGATCAACATCTGATCGTGCCGGAAGTGCTCGTCATGTCCAAGATTTCCTGGGACAAGCTGAGCCCTGAAGATCAGGCTCTGGTGAAGCAGGCTGCCAAGGATTCCACGCCCAAAATGCGTGAACTTTGGTCGGCCCGTGAGAAGGTTTCCGAGGAAAAAGTCCGTGCGGCTGGCGTGAAAGTCGTGACCGAAATCGACAAGCAGCCATTCATGGATGCCATGGATTCGGTTTACGAAAAGCATGTCACCTCTGACAAACTCAAAGACCTCGTAAAACGCATTCGCGCAACCGACTAA
- a CDS encoding TRAP transporter small permease, which yields MASLGLVMMTVFTAAQVFVRYVLNDSIIWSEPVSIVLMAWFIFLGAAVGIREGNHLSFDVLLIFVPDKVKTIFFTLSDLVVIGFGVGMVWFGGQLMNAGWHIKIPTLGLPRAIDYMPLVVGGFLVVLFSLERLARRAAGLPTARFGETEIEE from the coding sequence TTGGCGAGCCTGGGACTGGTCATGATGACCGTCTTTACTGCTGCTCAGGTATTCGTGCGCTACGTGCTGAATGACTCCATCATCTGGAGCGAGCCGGTGTCCATCGTGTTGATGGCATGGTTCATCTTTCTTGGTGCCGCGGTCGGTATTCGCGAGGGTAATCACCTCAGTTTCGACGTTCTGCTCATTTTCGTTCCCGATAAAGTCAAAACCATTTTCTTTACGCTCTCCGATTTGGTGGTGATCGGCTTTGGTGTCGGTATGGTCTGGTTTGGCGGGCAGCTGATGAATGCTGGCTGGCACATAAAGATCCCGACGCTGGGGCTGCCGCGTGCGATTGATTACATGCCGCTTGTTGTTGGCGGCTTTCTGGTGGTTCTTTTCTCGCTAGAGCGCCTTGCGCGCCGCGCTGCCGGTCTTCCGACTGCTCGTTTCGGCGAAACGGAAATTGAGGAGTAG